The following nucleotide sequence is from Pseudonocardia abyssalis.
ACCGAGCAGATCTGGATGTGCTCGCCGACCGCGTCACCGACCCAGCGGAACCCGTCCTCGGACAGCGGCGCCCCTGTCGACCCGATGGCGCGCAGGGCGGAGAGGTCGAACTGGTCGCGCGGGCGCAGGCCGGCCTTGAGCGAGGCCTGGATGTAGGGGGCGGACACCCCGAAGTACGTGACGCCGTGCCGCTCCGCGAGCTTCCACAGCGCGCCGAGGTCGGGATGGCCGGGGTTGCCGTCGTAGAGCACCACGGTGGAGCCGACGAGGAGCCCGCCGATGAGCAGGTTCCACATCATCCAGCCGGTGGTGGTGAACCAGAAGAACCGCTCGCCCGGCCCGAGCTCCATCTGCAGCCCGAGCGCCTTCATGTGCTCCAGCACGATGCCGCCGTGCCCGTGCACGATGCCCTTGGGCAGGCCGGTCGTGCCCGAGGAGTAGAGCACCCACAGCGGGTGGTCGAACGGCACCGGCTCGAACTCCAGCGGCGCCTGCTCGCCGGTGAACTCCGCCCACGGCGTGGTGCCGTCGAGGGTCTCGCCGAGGTACGGGATCAGCACGGTCTCGCGGACGGTCGTGAGCTGCGCCTGCAGCGCTGTGACGGTCTTGCGGACGTCGTAGCGCTTGCCCCCGTAGACGTAGCCGTCGACGGCGACGAGCACGACCGGCTCGATCTGCGCGAAGCGGTCGTGGACGGCGCGGGCACCGAAGTCGGGAGAGCACGACGACCAGATCGCCCCGAGGCTCGCGGCCGCCAGGAACGCGACCAGCGTCTCGGTGGAGTTCGGGGCCAGCGCGACGACCCGGTCCCCCACTCCGACGCCCGCGCGCACCAGGCCGGCGCGGGCGCGCCCGACGGCGTCACGCAGCTCGGCGTGGGTGACCGTACGTTCCAGGCCGTCCTCCCGGGCGAACAGGACGGCGACGTCGTCGTCCTCGCGGCCGGGGCCGGGCGTCAGCGCGTGCTCGGCGTAGTTCAGCGTGGAGCCGGGGAACCACTCCGCGCCGGGCATCTCGCGCGAGCCGAGCACCGCCGTGGGCTGCGTCCGGAACCGCACCCCGAGGAACTCCGCGACCGCGGACCAGAACCCGTCCAGGTCCTCGGTGGACCAGCGCTGCAGCGCGGCGTAGTCGGACGCCTCGACGCCCCGATGCTCGCCCAGCCACGCGGTGAAGGCGGCGAGCGGTCCGGAGTGGTCGGCGTCGGGAGCCCACAGGACGGCGGGGGTCTCGGACATGGCGCCAGCATGCAATCCGCGGCGCCCGCGCGCCAGGGAGGAGCGCACACATCACCGCGGGGCGGCATGTGGCGCGGACCCGTGGCCCGCGAGGACGGTCAGCGCAGGTGGCTGTCGAACCAGTTCAGCGTGCGCTGCCAGGCGTCCGCGGCGGAGTCGGGATCGGCGTCGAAGCGGTAGCCCGTGCGCGGGTAGACCACCAGGTCGGTGGCCTGCTCCGACTTCGCGGCGGCGTTGCGCAGCTGCTCGATCTCCGGGTCCCGTTCGCCCGCGGTGTCCTCGCCGTAGATGCCGAGCCACGGGCAGGTGAGGCCCGGGGCCGCGTCGACGAGTGCGGGGAGGCCGCTGGACGGCGTCTCCACGATCCCCTCCCCCGCGACGGTGACGGCCGCACCGAGCGTGCGCTTCGCCGCCACCAGCAGGGCGACGGAGCCGCCCAGGTCGAACCCGATGACGCCCATCCGGTCGGAGGAGATGTCGTGGTCGGCGAGCCAGCCGAACGCGGTGTCGGTGTCGGCCATGACCTGTTCGCCCTCGAGGCGGTCGACCTGTTCCTGCACCTGGCCGTCGTCGCCGTCCACCTCGTCGGCGCCGTCGCGGTGGTACAGATGGGGGGCCACGGTGAGCCATCCGTCGGCGGCCAGGCCGCTGACCAGGCCTCTCACGGTGTCCGTGACACCGCGCGCCTCGTGGAGCACGACGATCCCCCCGCGGACCGAGCTGACCGGCTCGGCGACGGTGAGCCGCAACGCGCTTCCGTCGACCAGGGGTACGGTCTCCGTGCGGATGTCGGTCATGCCTCTACCCTGGCACGACACCCCCGGTCCGGGCGGACCGGGCGGCTTATGGTGATCCTTGTGACCACGATCCGTGCCGACCTCGCCGGCCTTCCCGCCTACGTCCCCGGCCGCACGATCCCGGGTGCGATCAAGCTCGCGAGCAACGAGGTCCCGCACCCGCCGACGGCCCCCGTTCTCGCGGCGATCGCCGAGGCCGCCGCGGCCGGCAACCGGTACCCCGACCTCGCGACGGTCGGTCTCACGGCGCGCATCGCGCAGGCCCTCGGCGTCGGGCCGGAGCGGATCGCCACCGGGTGCGGCTCCGTGAGCATCTGCCAGCAGCTGGTGCAGGCCACCTGCCTGCACCCGGAGGACGAGGTGGTGTTCGCCTGGCGCTCGTTCGAGGCGTACCCGATCGTCACGCAGATCGGGGGGGCGACGGCCCGCACCGTCCCGCTCACCGACGACTTCCGCCACGACCTCGACGCCATGGCCGCCGCCGTCGGGCCGCGCACGCGGCTGGTGATGGTGTGCAGCCCCAACAACCCGACGGGCACCGTCGTCACCCGGGCGGAGCTGGCGGCCTTCCTCACCGCGGTCGGCCCGGACGTGGTCGTCGCGTTCGACGAGGCCTACCGCGAGTACGTCACCGACCCGGACGCCGCCGACGGCCTGTCCCTGATCGACGCCCACCCCAACCTCGTCGTCCTGCGCACCTTCTCCAAGGCCTACCGGCTCGCGGCGCTGCGGGTCGGCTACGCGGTCGCCTCCCCCGAGGTCGCCACCGCACTGCGGAAGGTGTGCGCGCCGTTCAGCGTCAGCTCGGTGGCGCAGGCCGGCGCGATCGCCGCCCTCGACCATGCCGACGAACTGCTGGCGGCGTGCGCCGAGGTCGTCACCGAACGGGTGCGCGTGCGCGACGCCCTGCTCGCCGCCGGTTTCACGGTGCCGCCGACCCAGGCCAACTTCGTGTGGCTCGCCCTCGGTGACCGCACGGCCGACTTCGCCGCCCACTGCCTGGACCACAAGGTCGTGGTGCGCCCGTTCCATCCCGACGGCGTGCGGGTCACGGTCTCGACACCGGCCGAGAACGATGCGTTCCTCGATGCGGCGATCACGTTCCCGCGGTGAGCTGATCTGCGGTTCAATGGGGTCATGAGCTCCTACCCACCGCCCGGATCGTCCTGGCCGCAGGGTTCCGGCTCGGGCGAGCTCGTCCCGTCCGAGGACCGGAACTGGGCGGTCGGTGCCCACATCGGCAGCTTCGTCGCCGCCTACGTCGCGCTCGGCCTGATCGCCCCGCTGATCGTGCTGCTGGTGCGCGGCGGGCAGTCGCCGTTCGTGCGGCGGCAGGCCGTGGAGTCGCTCAACTTCCAGCTCAACGCACTGGTCATCATCGCGGTCGGGTGGCTGCTGGCGATCGTGCTGATCGGGTTCGCGATCCTGGCCGTCTACGGCGTCTTCTACGTCATCTGCGTCGTGCTGGCGACGATCAAGGCGTCGCAGGGCGAGGACTTCCGCTACCCCCTCACCGTTCGCCTGATCAGCTGATCCCGGACACACGAACGGCCCGGTCCCTCGGGGGACCGGGCCGTTCGCCGTGCGGATGTCAGCTGCGGACGCCGCGCTTGCCGTAGATCCCGGCGACGGCCGTGACACCGACCGCGGCCACGATGATCTGGATGATCAGCTCGAGCCAGTCGATGCCGTTGGTGTCGGCGATGCCGAACAGACGGGCGATGTACGTGCCGATGAAGGCGGCCACGATGCCGACCAGGATGGTCAGCCAGATCGGGATGTTCTGCTTGCCCGGCGCCACCAGCCGGCCGACGAAGCCGAGGATCGCGCCGATGATGATGGCCTGGATGATGTTGATGATCACGTGTTCTCCCGACGGATGTGAGCGAGCCGGCAATCTCTGCTCGTGTCCGCATTGGATAGCACCACCGGCCCCGCTGCGGCCCGCCGAAAGGCAGACACGACCGAAGCGTTATCGGAACGACGTCACCCGTTCAGCCGAACGTTGCTCGACACCTCAGGGCTCCAGCACGTACCCCGCACCGCGGACCGTGCGGATCCGCTCCGGTCCGATCTTGCGGCGCAGGTAGGAGATGTAGACCTGCACGAGGTTGGCCGACGCCGGCTCCGACCACACCTCGCGCGCCAACCGGTCGGGCGACACGACCTGCCCCGGGTCGGCGAGCATCGCCATCAGCAGGGCGAACTCGGTGGGCGAGAGAGAGACCATCTGACCGTCGACGGTGACGTCCCCGAACTCGGTGTCGACGACGAGCTCCCCGTGCCGGAGCACCGCGTGGTCGAGCGCCGGGCCCAGCCGCAGCCGCAGGCGGATGCGCGCGGCGAGCTCGTCGACGGCGAAGGGCCGCAGCACGTAGTCGTCGCGGTCGCCGCGGAGCTGGTGCAGCAGGCCCGCCCGGCGTTCACGCGGGGTGACCGCGATGACCGGGACGCCCGGCGCCTCGTTCTGCACGGCGGCGAGCACCGAGGCCTGGTCGGGCCCGGGCAGTTCCACGTCGAGGACGATCAGCGCTGGGTCACGGGCGCGGATGGCGTCGAGCACGCCGATCCCGTGGCCGACGGGGCTGACGCTGACGCCGTCGGCCCGCAACGCGCGCAGCACGGAGGCTGACGCTGCCGTCGGGAGCAGCGCCAGCAGGACGTGATCGACCTGGGGCACGGGCACGCGTTGCTGGGGAATGACCGGCACGTACGTGGACGCACCCCCTGGGGGAGCAGCAGGGAGCATCGGCGGTCACTCTGCCTCATCCCCGACCGGAGTAACAATCCGCTAACGGAGCGATATCACCCGTCGGCACGGTCATCGTGACGCAGAGCTGAGAACCCGGCTACGCCGAACGGAGTACCGAACACCCACCCGAGTAGCGATCGAGCGCGTTCCGGCGCTCCTCGACGACCTGTTGGCGCGTACGCGCAACCCTCCCTCTCAGGTTCACCGATCACAGGGCGTCATCTTCCTACTGTTCCGACCCATGCGACGGAAACCCTCCGCTGAGGTCGGTCGCTCGGAGACCACCGCCGAGCTGATCGCCCGCATCAGCGCCGAGCGTGCCGCCCCGGTGGAGTCCACGGGCCGGCACGCCGTCCTCACCGCGCCCCCGCGGACGACGGCGACCCGGGCCGAGCCGGACCTCCGGCGTCCGCGCCGGCCTGCGGCCGACCGCGTGCCCACCCCGCCCACCGACACCCGGATGCGGCAGTCCCCCGTCGACGACGAGTCGCCGGCAGAGCGCACCGGGCCGATCGACCTGCCCGGGCTCCCGGCCCAGCACACCGCAGCCGACCACGTGCCGCGGCGGGCCGTCGACGACGACGTCCTCGCCGACCCCACGGCCGACGAGACCCCGACGACCGTGCTGCATCTCCTCGCCCCGGACCCGCCCCCGACGCGGCGCCCGGTACGGATGCTGGTGACGGGTGCGCTGGTGGCCGTCGCGATGGTCGTCGTGGGCGCCGCTGCCGCCGGCTGGTTCGGGGGGACGACCCCGAACGCCCCGGCCCGGCTCACCACGGTGAGCGACGGCGTGGTCCCGGAGCCCGGTCCGACCGGACCGACGGTGCCCGCGCCCGTCAACGGGGAACCGCCTCGCGCGCCGGAACCCGCCGCCGACGTGCAGCTGACCGGCGGCGCCGTGCCGCCCGCCGACAGCGGATACGGCTACTGACGCACCCGTCCCGCCCGGCGCTCCCCAACGGGCGGGACGGGTGCGGTCAGATCGCGCGCTTGCTGTGCGGGCGCGGCCCGCGGGTGCCGCGGACCGGGTCGCCCTGCGGGCCGACGTGGCCGGGCTGTGCGGGCGTGCGGGCCCTCTTGCGGCGGTCGGCGCGGTTGAGCGGGGCCTCCGGCTCCTCCGGCGTCTCGACGCCGTCGGTGTTCTCGGGCTCGGACGTACTGGGCTTCTCGGACATGACGACCTCCGGTGGAGTGGGCGACGGCAGCGGTGGCGGATCAGGAGATCATCGGGTCAGCCTAGTGGCGGGAGGCGGAGCACCTCAGCCGGTTTCAGGCCAGCAACGGCACGAGCCGTTCCGCGTGCTCGCGCAGCAGCCGCACGAGCTCGTCGTTGGGCTCCGCCACACGCGCCGCGGGCCCGCACAGGGCCAGCCCAGCGACGAGCTCACCGGTCGCCGGGTCCCGGATCGGCACGGCCAGGCAGCCCCTGTCGGCGTTGAGCTCGCCGCACTGCCGGGCCAGGTCCGACGCCCGCACCTCGCCCAGCCGGGCGTCGAGGTCGGACCCGCCGGTGACGGTGTGCGCGGTGAGCGGGCGCAGGTCCCGGGCCAGTGCGCGCCAGTCGGCCTGGTCGGCGAGCAGCAACCGCCCCAGCGCCGACGCGTGCGGGTATCGCGCGAGCACCGCCGACTCCGTCGGGGGGTGGTCCGGGTCGGGATCGACGAGCGTCAGCGTGGCGCCACGGAACGACGCGAGGTGCACCCCCCAGCGGACCATCCCGCGCAGGTGCTCGACGACCGCGCGCGCGGCCGCGGGCGGCTGCGCCACCACCGGCAGCGCGAGGCGGGCGGCGCGGCGGCCGAGCGCGAACCCGCGCAGGTCGGGCAGCCGCACCAGGTACTCCTCCCCCACCAGCAGGTTGAGCAGCCGGTAGGTCGTCGCCTGGGGCAGTTTGAGCGCCGCGGAGATCTCCTTCGCCGTGACCCCCGGCCCCGCGGCCACGACCTCCTCCAGCACCGCCAGCGCGCTGCGCACCGCGCGCGGCTGGCGTCCGGAGAGCGGGAGGGGATCGGTCACCGTTGCGCCAGCACGTCGTCGGCGACGGTCTCGTCGTACGCCCCGATGGCGGCCAGCTGCGCGGGCCTGCGCCACCGCAGCCAGCCCAGCCAGAACAGTCCCGCGAGCACGAGCAGCCCGATGACCAGCGGGATCGCCCCGCCCCACGCCGACACCACGAACGCGACGAGCACCGCGAGCAGCACCGGCACCGCCACCGCCGTGACGACGACGGGGGGGAGCGTCAGCTCGCCGATCCGGCGCAGGAACAGCGGCGCGGCCAGGCAGACGAGCAGGTACGCGACGAGGTACCCGGCGGTGGCGACGGTGAGCAGCCCGGCCAGCACCTGCGACCCCGGCATCCCCGACGCGAGCAGCCCGGCCGGTACGGCCGCGACCACCGGCAGCGCCACCGCGATCGCGACGTGCGGCGTGCGGAACCGGGGATGGGTGGCACCGAGGCGGGCGGGCACGATCTCGTCGCGGGCCATCGAGAACACGACCCGGACCAGCGCGCCCAGCGTCGCGAGCGTGCACGCGGCGAACGACATCGCGATGCCGACGTCGAGGAGCACGGCGATCCAGGCCTCACCCCGCGCCATGACGAGCGTCAGGACGGGCTCGGGCGCGGTCGTCAGCCCACCGGCGGCGAAGCCGGTGACCTGCGTGTACGCGGCGAACAGGTAGAGGACCCCGGCCGCACCCGCCGTCCACGTGACGACCCGCGGCACCGTCCGGAACGGGCGGCGCGCCTCGACGCCCATCGCCGTGGCGGCCTCGAACCCGATGAACGCGCCGAGCGCGGGCAGGACACCGGCCGCGATCCCGCCGATGCCGGGATCGGGCGGCGGCGGGCCGGCGGGGGCGTCGGCGCCGAGCAGCGCGAGGAACACGATCGTCATCACGGTGATCGACACCGCCTCGACGAGCAGCACCACCCGCGCGGAGAGCCGAACCTGCACGAGCACCCCGCCCGTCGCGAGCACCGCGAGCACGCAGACGGCGAGCACCAGCACCGGCCGTGACCCCCCGGTGCCGCCGACCCGGGCGACCAGCGCGTCGAGGTAGATCGCCGAGCCGGTCATCGCCGCCATCGCGAGCACGCCGTAGCCGACGAGCAGCGCCACGCCCGAGCTGAACGCCGCGGCGGGGCCGAGGCCCTGCGCGGTCAGGCTGTAGAGCGACCCCGCCGCGGCCATCCGGCGAGTGAACTGGCCGATGCAGCTGCCGATGAGCAGCGCCACGATCGTCGCGACGGCGAACGACCACAGCGTCCCGGGCCCGGCGGTCGCCGCGACGATCGCGGGCACGGTAGCCATCGCGGCCGCGGGTGCGGCCCCGGCCACGGACTGCGCCAGCACCTCGGCGGGGCCGAGGTTGCGGCGGTCCAGGCCGTGCACCGGGGAGCGGTGACGCAGGTGGAGCACGCGACGGTCCTTCACGAGTAGAGCCTTCCGCCGCAGGTCGGCGCAGCGTAGGACGCTAGACCCCGCGTGCTGCGGAGGGCGACCGTCCGAATGAGAAAACCGCCGATCGCGTTCCCGGGCGGTGGGAACGGGCGGCGCGCGATTCGCGCGAGCGGCCCCCGGACGTTGCCGGGCGGCGGGACGCAGGCGGACGGTGCTGCGCAACCCGTCCCCGGAGGTCCCGCATGACCGACCGCACGCACACCCTGACCGGCTCACTCGGAGTCGGCTCCATCGTCTTCATGGTCGTGGCGGCCGCCGCGCCGCTGACCGTCATCGCCGGAACGGTGCCCCTGGGCATCGCGATCGGCAACGGCGCCGCGTTCCCCGCCACGTTCGCGCTGTGCTCGGTGGTGCTGCTGCTGTTCGCAGTCGGCTTCTGCGCGATGACCAAGCACGTCCCCGACGCCGGCGCGTTCTACTCCTACGTCGAGCGCGGGCTCGGGCGTGCACCCGGCTGGGGCGCCGCGTTCCTGGCCCTGGCGACCTACACCGCCGTGCAGCTCGCGGTGTACGGCTACATCGGCGCGATCCTCGACGGACTCGTCCAGAACTACGGCGGCCCCGCGCTGCCGTGGTGGCTGTACTCGGTGGCCGCGCTGGTCGTCACCGCGGTGCTCGGCTACCGGCGGATCGAGCTGTCCAGCCGGGTGCTCGGGGTGCTTCTCGTGTCCGAGGTGGCGATCGTGCTGGTGTTCGACGCCGTCGTCGCGACCACCGGGTCGACGCCGTCGGCCGCGCTGTTCGTGCCCGCGCAGATCGGTTCCGGCTCGGTCGGCGTCGCGATCATGTTCGCGATCGCCAGCTTCATCGGGTTCGAGGCCACCGCGGTGTTCCGCGACGAGGCCGTCGACCCGGAGCGCACCATCCCCCGCGCCACCTACCTCGCGCTCGTCCTGATCGGCGCGTTCTACACGCTCTCGGCGTGGGCCGTCGTGTCCGCGTGGGGCGACACCGAGGCCGTCGCGCAGGCCGGGGCCGACCCGGGCAACATGCTGCTGACGACGATCACCGACACGCTCGGCACCGTCGGCGGCGACATCGCGCAGGTGTTGCTCGTGACCAGCCTGTTCGCCGCGATCCTGTCGTTCCACAACGTCCTGGCGCGGTACATCTTCGCGCTCGGCGGCACCGGTGCGCTGCCCACGGCCTGCGGGCGCAGCCACGCCGTCCACGGCTCGCCGCACATCGCGTCGTTCACCCAGTCCGGCACCGCGCTCGTGTTCGTCGCCGTGTTCGCGCTCGCCGGGATGGACCCGGTGACCCAGGTGTTCGCCTGGATGGCCGGCACGGCCACGCTCGGCGTACTGGCGCTGATGGCGCTGACCTGCCTGGCCGTCCTCGTGTTCTTCCGGCGCACCCGGATCGACCACAGGCCGTGGCAGACCGTCGTCGCGCCCGGGCTCGGGCTGGCCGGACTTCTCGTCTGCCTCTGGCTGACGATCTCCAACTTCTCCACTCTGATCGGTGGGTCCGCCGGACTCGCCACCGCGATCGGCTCCGTGCTGGTCGTGTTCTTCGTCGCCGGAGCCGTCTGGTCGGCCCGTCCCGTCCCGACCGTCGCACCCGTTTCACCTGGGAGGCACTGACCCATGACCCTCGCCGAGACCCGTACCACCCATCCGCTGGAGCTGACGACCGCCGCCGAGGTCGACGCCGTCCGCACCGCGCTCGTCGACGCCGGACTGCTGGGCGAGACCGTCCGGTTCGCGTTCTTCGCCCCCGAGGAGCCCGCCAAGTCGGCCGTGCTCGACGGCACCGCGTCCGAACGCCGCTTCCGCGCGGTCCTGCTCGACATCGCCACGGGTCGCTCGTTCGACACCGTCGTGTCCGCCACCAGCGGCGACGTCGTCTTCTCGCGCGAGCTCGACCCGCCCGTCGACGGCCAGCCGCCGATCATCGACACCGAGTTCGAGATGATCGAGGAGATCCTCAACGCCGGGCCCGCCTGGCTCGCCGCGCTGGAGGCCCGGGGCATCGCGCCGGAGTCGGTGCGCGCCGTGCCGCTCTCGGCCGGGGCCTACGACATCCCCGGGGAGGTCGGGCGCCGGATCGTGCGCGCGTTCGGGTTCCAGCAGGACCACGAGAAGGACCATCCCTGGGCGCACCCGATCGACGGGCTCGTCGCCTACGTCGACCTCACCGGCCGCTCCGTCGACCGCGTGATCGACACCGGGCCCGTGCCGGTGCCCGCGACGTCGGGCAACTTCGACGACCCCGCGTTCGTCGGCGAGCCCCGCACCACGCTCAAGCCGATCGAGATCACCCAGCCCGAGGGCCCGTCGTTCTCCGTCGAGGGCAACCGGGTGCGCTGGGAGAAGTGGGACCTGCGCATCGGGTTCAACGAGCGCGAGGGCCTGACCCTGCACCAGATCAGCTTCGACGGGCGACCGGTCGTCTACCGGGCGTCGGTCGCGGAGATGGTGGTGCCCTACGCCGACCCGGCTCCGGTGCGCTTCTGGCAGAACTACTTCGACTGCGGCGAGTACATGTTCGCCCGCTACGCCGACTCGCTGCAGCTCGGCTGCGACTGCCTCGGCGAGATCCACTACCTCGACGCCGTGATCGCCGACGACCTCGGCCGCCCGAAGACGATCACCAACGCGATCTGCATGCACGAGGAGGACACCGGCGTCCTCTGGAAGCACTCCGACCTGTTCACCGGCAGCGCGGAGACCCGCCGCCAGCGCCGCATGGTGTTCTCGTTCTTCACCCCGATCGGCAACTACGACTACGGCTTCTACTGGTACCTCTACCTCGACGGCACCATCCAGCTCGAGGTCAAGGCCACCGGCATCGTGTTCACCGCGGCCGCGCCGTCGGAGTACGCCACGGAGGTCGCGCCCGGTCTGATGGCGCCGTTCCACCAGCACCTGTTCTCCGCACGTCTGGACATGACCGTCGACGGGGTGGCGAACGCCGTCGACGAGGTGCAGGCGCAGCGCGTCCCGATGGGCCCGGACAACCCGTACGGCAACGCGTTCCGCAAGGCCCGGACGCGGCTGACCTCGGAGTCGGACGCCCAGCGCCTCGCCGACACCTCCGTCGGGCGGACCTGGCACATCGTCAACCCGGACGTCCAGAACGCGCTCGGCCAGGACGTCGGGTACGCGCTGATCCCGGAGGGCCGCCCGGCGATGCTGGCCGACGAGGCGTCGTCGATCCACTCGCGCGCGACGTTCGCGACGAAGCACCTGTGGGTCACGCAGTACGACCCGGCGCAGCGCTACCCGGCCGGCGACTTCGTGAACCAGAACCCCGGCGGTGCGGGCCTGCCGGCGTGGGTGGCGGCCGACCGCCCGGTCGACGGCGAGGACATCGTCGTGTGGCACACGTTCGGCACCACCCACTTCCCCCGCCCGGAGGACTGGCCGGTGATGCCCGTCGACCACACCGGCTTCACGCTCAAGCCGGTGGGCTTCTTCGACCGCAACCCCACCCTCGACGTCCCGAGCAGCGGGGGGAAGCACTGCAGCTAGGACGCCCCACAGGGAGCCCGATCCGCCGGAACCGACGGATCGGGCTCCCCGGCCCCACCTCCCCCGCGAGTCGCTGTTTCCCAGCCCGCGAGTCGCTGTTCCCGAGCCCGTGAGTCCCCCGAGTCGCGCCCGTGAGTCCTGCGGAATGTCCCCCGCCGCGGCCGCGTTCACGCAGCGTGTCGCCCACGTCCGTCCGGCTCTCGCTCCTCGACCGCTCCCGTACTCGCGCCGGTGAGCCGGACGGGGCCGCGCTGCGGCACACCGTCGAGCGGGCGGAGCAGGCGGAGGCGCTGGGATACCACCGGTTCTGGGTCGCCGAGCACCACGCCGTGCCGGGCGTCGCGAGCGGCAGCCCGCCCGTCCTGATGGCCGCGGTCGCCGCGCGCACCGGGCGGATCCGCGTCGGCTCGGGCGGGGTGATGCTGCCCAACCACCAGCCCCTCGTCGTCGCCGAGCAGTTCGCGATGCTGGAAGCGCTGTTCCCCGGCCGCATCGACCTGGGCGTCGGGCGATCGCTCGGGTTCACCGCGCCGGTGCGGGAAGCGCTGCGCAGCGACGGTGCCGACACCTTCGCCGACGACCTCGCCGAGCTGCGCTCCTACCTCGACGGCCGCGCCCCCGTCACCGCCCGGCCCCGGCTCGACCACCCGCCACCGGTGTTCGTGCTGGCCACCGGACGCGGCCTCGCCGTGGCCGGGGACGCCGGACTGCCGGTCGTGCTGGGCGGGCCCGTCCTCGACGACTCCGCCGCCGGTGAGCGCATCACCGACTACCGGTCCCGGGCACGTGCGGCCGGCGCGGAGCCGTACGTCGTCGTCTCGCTCGACGTGCTGGTGGCCGACTCCGTCGGCGCCGCTCACGAGCTCGCGATCCCCGAGGCGTGGGCGCTGGCCGCGGCCCGCACGACGGGCGCGTTCCCGGCGCTGGAGCCCGTCGATGTCGAGCGGCCGGTGACGGCGCGGCAGCGCGAGGTCGTCGACGCGGCGGTGGGACGCACCATCGCCGGTGACGAGACGACGGTGTCGGCCCGGCTCGACGAACTGCTCGCCCACACCGGAGCCGACGAACTGCTCGCCTCCACCTCGACGTTCGACCGCGATGCCCTGCGCGAGTCCGACACCCGCCTCGCCCGGCTCTGGGCCCGACGCCCCTGACCCGCGCCCCCTGGCCACCGGGTCCGCCGTTCCGTCTCGGGAGTCGGCGGTCCGCGTACGCCGGGCCGGCCTGTGGTGCGAACGGACGTGCCACACGGCTGCCGAGGCGGCGTCTCGGCGCGGGTGGGCGCGACAGCTGCGAACGCGCGACTCGCAGGCGCGGAACCAGCGACTCGCAGGCGGGGAACCAGCGACTCGCGGGGTGGGATCGGGGGACTCTCGGGCGGGGACCGGGGGACTCGCGGGGTGGGTCAGGGGGTCGGGCGGGGGTAGCGGATCAGGAGACTGGCGTGGACGTCGGCGTCGGGGCCGGCCCGGTAGCCGTGGGGGACGTCCGACG
It contains:
- a CDS encoding acetoacetate--CoA ligase, producing the protein MSETPAVLWAPDADHSGPLAAFTAWLGEHRGVEASDYAALQRWSTEDLDGFWSAVAEFLGVRFRTQPTAVLGSREMPGAEWFPGSTLNYAEHALTPGPGREDDDVAVLFAREDGLERTVTHAELRDAVGRARAGLVRAGVGVGDRVVALAPNSTETLVAFLAAASLGAIWSSCSPDFGARAVHDRFAQIEPVVLVAVDGYVYGGKRYDVRKTVTALQAQLTTVRETVLIPYLGETLDGTTPWAEFTGEQAPLEFEPVPFDHPLWVLYSSGTTGLPKGIVHGHGGIVLEHMKALGLQMELGPGERFFWFTTTGWMMWNLLIGGLLVGSTVVLYDGNPGHPDLGALWKLAERHGVTYFGVSAPYIQASLKAGLRPRDQFDLSALRAIGSTGAPLSEDGFRWVGDAVGEHIQICSVSGGTDVCAAFVGSAPNVPVWMGEISCAALGAAVVAYDEKGQELVDEVGELVITQPTPSMPVMFWNDPDGSRLREAYFDEFPGVWRHGDWVRRTPRGSYVIYGRSDSTLNRGGVRMGTADFYAVVEAFESVADALVIDTTELGAKDEGALLCFLVLAPGASLEDVEPDLRKALRTELSPRHVPDRFVLVDAIPRTLNGKKCEVPVKKILAGVAPDKAVSRGALQNPDALTPFLALAPGGS
- a CDS encoding dienelactone hydrolase family protein, giving the protein MTDIRTETVPLVDGSALRLTVAEPVSSVRGGIVVLHEARGVTDTVRGLVSGLAADGWLTVAPHLYHRDGADEVDGDDGQVQEQVDRLEGEQVMADTDTAFGWLADHDISSDRMGVIGFDLGGSVALLVAAKRTLGAAVTVAGEGIVETPSSGLPALVDAAPGLTCPWLGIYGEDTAGERDPEIEQLRNAAAKSEQATDLVVYPRTGYRFDADPDSAADAWQRTLNWFDSHLR
- the hisC gene encoding histidinol-phosphate transaminase; translated protein: MVILVTTIRADLAGLPAYVPGRTIPGAIKLASNEVPHPPTAPVLAAIAEAAAAGNRYPDLATVGLTARIAQALGVGPERIATGCGSVSICQQLVQATCLHPEDEVVFAWRSFEAYPIVTQIGGATARTVPLTDDFRHDLDAMAAAVGPRTRLVMVCSPNNPTGTVVTRAELAAFLTAVGPDVVVAFDEAYREYVTDPDAADGLSLIDAHPNLVVLRTFSKAYRLAALRVGYAVASPEVATALRKVCAPFSVSSVAQAGAIAALDHADELLAACAEVVTERVRVRDALLAAGFTVPPTQANFVWLALGDRTADFAAHCLDHKVVVRPFHPDGVRVTVSTPAENDAFLDAAITFPR
- a CDS encoding DUF4870 domain-containing protein yields the protein MSSYPPPGSSWPQGSGSGELVPSEDRNWAVGAHIGSFVAAYVALGLIAPLIVLLVRGGQSPFVRRQAVESLNFQLNALVIIAVGWLLAIVLIGFAILAVYGVFYVICVVLATIKASQGEDFRYPLTVRLIS
- a CDS encoding GlsB/YeaQ/YmgE family stress response membrane protein, with the translated sequence MIINIIQAIIIGAILGFVGRLVAPGKQNIPIWLTILVGIVAAFIGTYIARLFGIADTNGIDWLELIIQIIVAAVGVTAVAGIYGKRGVRS
- a CDS encoding response regulator transcription factor, yielding MPQVDHVLLALLPTAASASVLRALRADGVSVSPVGHGIGVLDAIRARDPALIVLDVELPGPDQASVLAAVQNEAPGVPVIAVTPRERRAGLLHQLRGDRDDYVLRPFAVDELAARIRLRLRLGPALDHAVLRHGELVVDTEFGDVTVDGQMVSLSPTEFALLMAMLADPGQVVSPDRLAREVWSEPASANLVQVYISYLRRKIGPERIRTVRGAGYVLEP
- a CDS encoding IclR family transcriptional regulator → MTDPLPLSGRQPRAVRSALAVLEEVVAAGPGVTAKEISAALKLPQATTYRLLNLLVGEEYLVRLPDLRGFALGRRAARLALPVVAQPPAAARAVVEHLRGMVRWGVHLASFRGATLTLVDPDPDHPPTESAVLARYPHASALGRLLLADQADWRALARDLRPLTAHTVTGGSDLDARLGEVRASDLARQCGELNADRGCLAVPIRDPATGELVAGLALCGPAARVAEPNDELVRLLREHAERLVPLLA
- a CDS encoding APC family permease, which gives rise to MLHLRHRSPVHGLDRRNLGPAEVLAQSVAGAAPAAAMATVPAIVAATAGPGTLWSFAVATIVALLIGSCIGQFTRRMAAAGSLYSLTAQGLGPAAAFSSGVALLVGYGVLAMAAMTGSAIYLDALVARVGGTGGSRPVLVLAVCVLAVLATGGVLVQVRLSARVVLLVEAVSITVMTIVFLALLGADAPAGPPPPDPGIGGIAAGVLPALGAFIGFEAATAMGVEARRPFRTVPRVVTWTAGAAGVLYLFAAYTQVTGFAAGGLTTAPEPVLTLVMARGEAWIAVLLDVGIAMSFAACTLATLGALVRVVFSMARDEIVPARLGATHPRFRTPHVAIAVALPVVAAVPAGLLASGMPGSQVLAGLLTVATAGYLVAYLLVCLAAPLFLRRIGELTLPPVVVTAVAVPVLLAVLVAFVVSAWGGAIPLVIGLLVLAGLFWLGWLRWRRPAQLAAIGAYDETVADDVLAQR